In Massilia sp. METH4, the genomic window AGCAGGGCGCCTGGGCCATCGCCCACGAGGCGGGCAAGGCGCGCGCCACGCCCGGCTTCTTCGCCGCCCACACCGTGACGGCCCTGCGCGCGAAGGATCACTGGGAGCTGGAAGCGGCCGGCCGCCTCACGGCGCCCATGCTCTACGACGCGGCCAGCGACACCTATCGGGAGATCGGCTGGGAGGCCGCGTTCGCGCTGGCCGGTGCCGAACTGCGGGCATTGGCGCACCCGGACCGGGCCGTGTTCTACACGTCGGGCCGCAGCAGCAACGAGGCGGCGTTCATCCACCAGCTGTTCGCGCGCGCCTTCGGCACGAACAACCTGCCCGACTCGTCGAACCTGTGCCACGAATCGTCCGGCATGGCGCTGGCGGAATCGATCGGCGTGGGCAAGTCCACCGTCACGCGCGCCGACTTCGCCCACGCGCAGCTGATCATGAGCTTTGGCCACAACCCCGGCTCGAACCACCCGCGCATGCTGGGCGACCTGCGCGAGGCCAAGCAGCGCGGCTGCCGCATCATCATCTTCAACCCCTTGCGCGAACGGGGGCTGGAAGCGTTCGCCGACCCGCAATCGCCCGGCAACCTGCTGGGGGGCGCCGGCACGCCGCTGGCCGACGCGTATTACCAGGTGCGCGTGGGCGGCGACCTGGCCGCCATCACCGGCATCGCCAAGGCCGTGCTGGCGCGGGGCGCCGTCGACCGCGCATTCATCGATGCGCATACCGACGGCTTCGACGCCTTCCGCGCACTGGTGGACAGCCAGGCATGGCCGGACATCGAGGCCGCCAGCGGACTGACCCGGGCGCAGATGGAGGAGGCGGCCGGCTACTACATCGCCGCGCCGGCCACGATCGCCGCGTGGTGCATGGGCCTCACCCAGAACGAATTCGCGATCGAAACCATCCAGACGCTCGTCAACCTCATGCTGTTGCGCGGGAACGTGGGCAAGCCGGGCGCCGGCCTGATGCCGGTGCGCGGCCACTCGAACGTGCAGGGCGATCGGACCGTCGGCATTACCAGCCGGCCGAAGGCGGCATGGCTGGCGGGGCTGGAACGGGTGTTCGGCTTCACGCCGCCGGCGGCGCCGGGGCTCGATGCGATCGGCGCGATCGCCGGACTGCTCGACGGGACGGTGGAAGCTTTCGTGGCCCTGGGCGGCAACTTTGCAGTGGCCGCTCCCGACACGCCGCGCGTGCTCGACGCGCTGTCGCGCACGCGCCTGACCGTGCACGTGGCCACCAAGCTCAATCGCACCCACCTGTTCCCGGGCAGGACGGGTCTGCTGCTGCCCTGCCTGGGCCGCACGGAGCTGGACATGCAGCCGGGCGGCGCGCAATTCGTCAGCGTGGAAGACACGGCGTCGATGGTGCATGCGTCGATGGGCC contains:
- a CDS encoding FdhF/YdeP family oxidoreductase, which translates into the protein MTKTIPIVPFEIRPYDRPAGGLGSLHGTAKALIGNGAVPAMATLPRLNQPQGIDCPGCAYPDSPDSKSVDFCEQGAWAIAHEAGKARATPGFFAAHTVTALRAKDHWELEAAGRLTAPMLYDAASDTYREIGWEAAFALAGAELRALAHPDRAVFYTSGRSSNEAAFIHQLFARAFGTNNLPDSSNLCHESSGMALAESIGVGKSTVTRADFAHAQLIMSFGHNPGSNHPRMLGDLREAKQRGCRIIIFNPLRERGLEAFADPQSPGNLLGGAGTPLADAYYQVRVGGDLAAITGIAKAVLARGAVDRAFIDAHTDGFDAFRALVDSQAWPDIEAASGLTRAQMEEAAGYYIAAPATIAAWCMGLTQNEFAIETIQTLVNLMLLRGNVGKPGAGLMPVRGHSNVQGDRTVGITSRPKAAWLAGLERVFGFTPPAAPGLDAIGAIAGLLDGTVEAFVALGGNFAVAAPDTPRVLDALSRTRLTVHVATKLNRTHLFPGRTGLLLPCLGRTELDMQPGGAQFVSVEDTASMVHASMGRNRPASRLLRSEPYIVSQLAKRALPGSAIAWDTLGTDYDATRNRIEQVAFGAVEGFEGYNDKIRRKDSKNGFHLPNSAARRAWCTAVGKARFIGHALPRDTIMGRARAAHGDRVLCLATIRAHRQYNTTIYRDPKGEVDRYRGVHGTRHLLFVGRGTLARLGFQDGEVVRVRAAAPDGVERHVDGIRLVATSQQGDDVFGYFPELTPLLSPALVARGANTPAFKQIPVLLERSG